A region of Myxococcus stipitatus DSM 14675 DNA encodes the following proteins:
- a CDS encoding nicotinate phosphoribosyltransferase, whose amino-acid sequence MEPEAALLTDLYQLTMTEAYLAEGQWDEAVFSLFVRRLPSRRNYLVAAGLEDVLHTLEHLRFRAEDLEWLASLGRFSDRLLGWLERFRFSGDVDAMPEGTPVFAQEPLLEVRAPLPEAQLVETYLLNVMHLQTLAASKASRVVEAAQGRPVMEFGLRRIHGAESGVKVARAAYLAGVDSTSNVLAGKRYGIPLAGTMAHSYVQSHDDELEAFRAFTRVYPDATLLVDTYDTLRGVQDAIRLAREQGEDFRVRALRLDSGDLLALSLAARELLDEAGLERVRLVASGGLDEDDVARLLARGAPLDGFGVGTAMGVSADAPSLDMAYKLVEYAGRPRVKLSAGKVLLPGSKQVYRQEEDGLARRDLLVRRGDVTRGRPLLRPVMRAGQRLPGVLPSLDDARAYARRELARLPLEVRALEPARPPYSVVVGDGLARARAHEAEVWATGP is encoded by the coding sequence ATGGAGCCCGAGGCCGCGCTGCTCACGGACCTCTATCAGCTCACGATGACGGAGGCGTACCTGGCCGAGGGCCAGTGGGACGAGGCGGTGTTCAGCCTCTTCGTCCGCCGCCTTCCGTCGCGGCGCAACTACCTGGTGGCCGCGGGACTGGAGGACGTGCTCCACACGCTGGAGCACCTGCGCTTCCGCGCGGAGGACCTGGAGTGGCTCGCCTCGCTGGGGCGCTTCTCGGACCGGCTGCTCGGCTGGCTGGAGCGCTTCCGCTTCAGCGGCGACGTGGACGCGATGCCGGAGGGCACGCCCGTCTTCGCCCAGGAGCCGCTCCTGGAGGTGCGCGCCCCGCTGCCGGAAGCGCAGCTGGTGGAGACGTACCTGCTCAACGTGATGCACCTCCAGACGCTCGCGGCGTCCAAGGCCTCGCGCGTGGTGGAGGCGGCGCAGGGGCGGCCGGTGATGGAGTTCGGGCTGCGGCGCATCCACGGCGCGGAGTCGGGCGTGAAGGTCGCGCGCGCGGCGTACCTCGCGGGCGTGGACTCCACCTCCAACGTGCTCGCGGGGAAGCGGTATGGGATTCCGCTCGCGGGCACCATGGCGCACAGCTACGTGCAGTCGCACGACGACGAGCTGGAGGCGTTCCGCGCCTTCACCCGCGTCTACCCCGACGCGACGCTGCTGGTGGACACCTACGACACGCTGCGCGGCGTGCAGGACGCCATCCGGCTGGCGCGGGAGCAGGGAGAGGACTTCCGCGTGCGCGCGCTGCGGCTGGACTCAGGCGACCTGCTGGCGCTGTCGCTGGCGGCGCGCGAGCTCCTGGACGAAGCGGGCCTGGAGCGCGTGCGGCTGGTGGCGAGCGGCGGACTGGACGAGGACGACGTCGCGCGGCTGCTCGCGCGGGGCGCACCGCTCGACGGGTTCGGCGTGGGCACGGCCATGGGGGTGTCCGCGGACGCGCCCTCGCTGGACATGGCCTACAAGCTGGTGGAGTACGCGGGGCGGCCCCGGGTGAAGCTGTCCGCGGGCAAGGTGCTGCTGCCCGGGTCGAAGCAGGTCTACCGGCAGGAAGAGGACGGCCTCGCTCGCAGGGACCTGCTCGTGCGGAGGGGAGACGTCACGCGCGGGCGGCCACTCTTGCGGCCCGTGATGCGCGCGGGGCAGCGGCTGCCGGGGGTCCTTCCCTCCCTGGATGATGCTCGGGCGTACGCGCGGCGGGAGCTGGCGCGGCTTCCGCTGGAGGTCCGGGCGCTGGAGCCCGCCCGACCACCGTACTCGGTGGTCGTGGGGGACGGGCTCGCCCGGGCACGTGCTCACGAAGCGGAGGTCTGGGCCACGGGGCCCTGA
- a CDS encoding DoxX family protein translates to MNRILSSLSSNSPVLAATLLRVALGIVFLAHAGAKYFIFTLDGTARFFVAHGFPGWMATPVFLAEFLGGLALLAGFKVRWVALALFPVMVGALQSHLAMGWMFTNAGGGWEYVAFLLVTLLTQALLGSGAYAVDNVLVRAQGPVAQTSAS, encoded by the coding sequence ATGAACCGCATCCTCTCTTCCCTGTCCTCGAATTCCCCCGTCCTGGCCGCCACCCTGCTCCGCGTCGCCCTGGGCATCGTGTTCCTGGCCCACGCGGGGGCGAAGTACTTCATCTTCACCCTGGACGGCACCGCGCGCTTCTTCGTGGCCCATGGCTTCCCGGGCTGGATGGCCACGCCGGTGTTCCTGGCGGAGTTCCTGGGCGGACTCGCGCTCCTGGCGGGCTTCAAGGTCCGCTGGGTGGCCCTGGCGCTGTTCCCGGTGATGGTGGGCGCGCTCCAGTCGCACCTGGCCATGGGGTGGATGTTCACCAACGCGGGCGGCGGCTGGGAGTACGTCGCGTTCCTGCTGGTGACCCTCCTGACGCAGGCGCTGCTGGGCAGCGGCGCGTACGCGGTGGACAACGTGCTGGTGCGTGCTCAGGGCCCCGTGGCCCAGACCTCCGCTTCGTGA
- a CDS encoding MarR family winged helix-turn-helix transcriptional regulator, translating into MPHSKKRVDPLHLNEQLCFTLYSTVHLLNRTYRPLLEKLGLTYPQYLAMLVLWEEDDVTVKALGERLLLDSGTLTPLLKRLEASGFVKRERDVLDERQVRIRLTATGRALRTKAESVPLSILEASGCALEELQDLKSRVLSLRESLSSRLGHEPTLPGTSRRKKQE; encoded by the coding sequence ATGCCCCACTCCAAGAAGCGCGTGGACCCGCTGCACCTGAACGAGCAGCTCTGCTTCACCCTCTACTCGACGGTGCACCTGCTCAACCGCACGTACCGGCCGCTCCTGGAGAAGCTGGGCCTCACCTACCCCCAGTACCTGGCCATGCTCGTGCTGTGGGAGGAGGACGACGTCACGGTGAAGGCGCTGGGGGAGCGGCTGCTCCTGGACTCCGGGACGCTGACGCCGCTGCTCAAGCGCCTGGAGGCCTCGGGGTTCGTCAAGCGGGAGCGGGACGTCCTGGATGAGCGGCAGGTGCGCATCCGCCTGACGGCGACGGGCCGCGCCCTGCGCACCAAGGCGGAGTCCGTGCCCCTGTCCATCCTGGAAGCTTCCGGCTGCGCGCTGGAGGAGCTCCAGGACCTCAAGTCGCGCGTGCTCTCCCTCCGCGAGTCCTTGAGCTCGCGGCTGGGGCATGAACCCACGCTGCCTGGCACGAGCAGGCGCAAGAAGCAGGAGTAG
- a CDS encoding LysR family transcriptional regulator, with the protein MPEPLFDDLLGLACFARVVELRSFTQAATALGVSKSVVSARVSRLESRVGERLLIRTTRKLSVTNAGMAVYAHCERLLEEASAATKGASDAGRGALRVNAPISFAQMYLAGPLARFLATHPGASVEVRLSDTLVDLVEERVDVALRISRLRDSTFVARKLTSTSLCVCAAPAYLKRRGTPKHPDELVRHDCLRYLHLRAEDEWRFHGPKGRISVPVREAPLAVGNGTLLREATAEGVGLAVLPRFMVDADLRSGRLVTVLDAFAPKPIGIYAVHAAGRSTPPLVRALLDVLASEFRSVEWT; encoded by the coding sequence GTGCCGGAGCCCTTGTTCGATGACCTGCTGGGCCTCGCGTGCTTCGCGCGCGTGGTGGAGTTGCGTTCGTTCACCCAGGCCGCCACGGCGCTGGGGGTGTCCAAGTCGGTGGTGAGCGCGCGGGTGTCCCGCCTGGAGTCCCGCGTCGGGGAGCGGCTGCTCATCCGCACCACCCGCAAGCTCTCCGTCACCAACGCGGGGATGGCGGTGTACGCCCACTGCGAGCGCCTGCTGGAGGAGGCCAGCGCCGCGACGAAGGGCGCCTCCGACGCGGGGCGGGGCGCGCTGCGCGTCAACGCCCCCATCAGCTTCGCGCAGATGTATCTGGCGGGTCCCCTGGCGCGCTTCCTGGCCACCCACCCGGGCGCCTCGGTGGAGGTGCGGCTGAGCGACACGCTGGTCGACCTGGTGGAGGAGCGCGTGGACGTCGCGCTGAGAATCTCCCGGCTGCGCGACTCCACCTTCGTGGCCCGGAAGCTCACCTCCACCTCGCTGTGCGTGTGCGCCGCGCCCGCGTACCTGAAGCGCCGGGGGACGCCGAAGCACCCCGACGAGTTGGTCCGTCACGACTGCCTGCGCTACCTGCACCTGCGCGCGGAGGACGAGTGGCGCTTCCACGGCCCCAAGGGCCGCATCTCCGTGCCCGTGCGGGAGGCCCCCCTGGCGGTGGGCAACGGGACGCTCTTGCGCGAGGCCACCGCGGAGGGAGTGGGGCTGGCCGTGCTGCCGCGCTTCATGGTGGACGCGGACCTGCGCTCGGGCCGGCTCGTCACCGTGCTGGATGCCTTCGCCCCCAAGCCCATCGGCATCTACGCGGTCCACGCCGCGGGGCGCTCCACGCCGCCCCTGGTGCGCGCCCTGCTGGACGTGCTGGCCTCCGAGTTCCGCTCCGTCGAGTGGACCTGA
- a CDS encoding serine hydrolase domain-containing protein, whose translation MMRSTGLFAVLWLLASPALAAPRLPSECEPASPEAADGSSAFPEEVTRVLDAMVRAELSQGPTVGMSVGISRGSRRWVCGYGLRDMARKLPVTPRTTYRLASITKSFTAVAVMQLVEQGKLSLDADIHTLVPGYPTKQWAVTVRDLLGHLSGVPTYDGLASTINLKPLSTAEAVSVFSGKPLSFEPRTRYLYSTWGYNLLGAAVETASGKSYRDYLREHVFQPAGMAHADLDVTATRDEHQTVGYRLKDGVVKTSRFLDVSSRFGGGGTRGTVGDMLGFGRAVLTHKLVSRDTMGMMQSSMATRDGRLTDYGMGFATYPLRGHYLVAHAGGQPETTTLLVMFPAEDTVIALATNIEGEAKRLRRLSIRLMEGVLEAGATRRDAHFADPVDAVVYEGLSRIVSYGLAYHLWATRGPGTLTPDEDVPGAFARVSEMLDRKLIAKDSKAALERIRSGHDPKLGSVFIRVGAHMARVLEKAQGPERLLAYPAEGPLSFFADYLAACEAEGAAETPRLGEPLRGDLLRFVAGWKRAEVPAELRRLRLDEVKNPEVHWPALEKAVAQWPELRPDYTDELVRVAEGFGWRKQLPARLRWLERAVEVSPRSVEARLALSQALLVAKRDEEVLPLLREAMETPQGALALAPMMLLKRVVEPESPRVALGLLRAGVALHPESPELWEALAKREKAQGHKAEARAALRQARRAREARPEPASDSVVRGAGAVPDDHGLVRPRQAL comes from the coding sequence ATGATGAGGTCCACGGGGTTGTTCGCCGTGCTGTGGTTGCTCGCGTCGCCCGCGCTGGCGGCGCCGCGCCTCCCGTCGGAGTGCGAGCCCGCGAGCCCCGAGGCCGCTGACGGCTCGAGCGCGTTCCCCGAGGAGGTGACCCGGGTGCTGGATGCGATGGTGCGCGCGGAGCTGTCGCAGGGGCCCACGGTGGGCATGTCCGTGGGCATCTCCCGAGGGAGTCGGCGCTGGGTGTGTGGCTATGGCTTGCGAGACATGGCGCGCAAGCTGCCCGTCACGCCGCGCACCACGTACCGGCTGGCGTCCATCACCAAGTCCTTCACCGCCGTCGCGGTGATGCAGTTGGTGGAGCAGGGCAAGCTGAGCCTGGACGCGGACATCCACACGCTGGTGCCGGGCTATCCGACGAAGCAGTGGGCCGTCACCGTGCGGGACCTGCTGGGGCACCTCAGCGGGGTGCCGACGTATGACGGGCTCGCCTCCACCATCAACCTGAAGCCCTTGAGCACGGCGGAGGCCGTCTCCGTCTTCTCCGGGAAGCCGCTCTCCTTCGAGCCGCGCACCCGCTACCTGTACAGCACGTGGGGCTACAACCTGCTGGGCGCGGCGGTGGAGACGGCGTCGGGGAAGTCCTACCGCGACTACCTGCGCGAGCACGTCTTCCAGCCCGCGGGCATGGCGCACGCGGACCTGGATGTCACCGCGACGCGCGATGAACACCAGACGGTGGGCTACCGGCTGAAGGATGGCGTGGTGAAGACGTCGCGCTTCCTGGATGTGTCCAGCCGCTTCGGCGGAGGAGGCACGCGCGGAACGGTGGGCGACATGCTGGGCTTCGGCCGCGCGGTGCTGACGCACAAGCTGGTGTCGCGCGACACGATGGGGATGATGCAGTCGTCCATGGCCACGCGGGATGGGCGGCTCACGGACTACGGCATGGGCTTCGCCACCTATCCGCTGCGCGGCCACTACCTGGTGGCGCACGCGGGAGGGCAGCCGGAGACCACGACGCTGCTGGTGATGTTCCCCGCCGAGGACACGGTGATTGCGCTCGCCACCAACATCGAGGGCGAGGCCAAGCGCCTGCGTCGGCTCTCCATCCGGTTGATGGAGGGCGTGCTGGAGGCGGGCGCCACGCGCCGCGACGCGCACTTCGCGGACCCGGTGGACGCCGTGGTGTACGAGGGCCTGTCGCGCATCGTCAGCTACGGCCTGGCCTATCACCTGTGGGCCACGCGAGGGCCGGGCACGCTGACTCCGGACGAAGACGTGCCCGGGGCGTTCGCGCGGGTGTCGGAGATGCTGGACCGCAAGCTCATCGCGAAGGACTCGAAGGCGGCGCTGGAGCGCATTCGCAGCGGACATGACCCGAAGCTGGGCTCCGTGTTCATCCGCGTGGGCGCGCACATGGCTCGCGTGCTGGAGAAGGCGCAGGGCCCCGAGCGGCTCCTCGCGTACCCGGCGGAAGGGCCGCTGTCGTTCTTCGCGGACTATCTGGCCGCGTGTGAGGCGGAGGGCGCGGCCGAGACGCCGCGCCTGGGTGAGCCGCTGCGCGGGGACCTGCTGCGCTTCGTGGCGGGGTGGAAGCGCGCGGAGGTTCCGGCGGAGCTGCGGCGGCTTCGGTTGGATGAGGTGAAGAACCCGGAGGTGCACTGGCCCGCGCTCGAGAAGGCGGTGGCGCAGTGGCCCGAGCTTCGCCCGGACTACACGGACGAGCTGGTGCGCGTCGCGGAGGGGTTCGGGTGGCGCAAGCAGTTGCCCGCGCGGCTGCGTTGGCTGGAGCGCGCGGTGGAGGTGTCGCCTCGGAGCGTGGAGGCCCGGCTCGCGTTGTCGCAGGCGTTGCTGGTGGCGAAGCGGGACGAGGAGGTGCTGCCGCTGCTGCGCGAGGCGATGGAGACGCCCCAGGGCGCGCTGGCGCTGGCGCCGATGATGCTGCTCAAGCGGGTAGTCGAACCCGAGTCTCCGCGCGTGGCGTTGGGGTTGTTGCGCGCGGGCGTCGCGCTGCATCCGGAGTCGCCCGAGCTGTGGGAGGCCCTGGCGAAGCGGGAGAAGGCGCAGGGGCACAAGGCGGAGGCTCGCGCGGCGTTGAGGCAGGCACGGCGTGCGCGGGAGGCTCGGCCGGAGCCGGCCTCGGATTCCGTCGTCCGTGGCGCGGGGGCCGTGCCGGATGACCACGGGCTGGTGCGTCCGCGTCAGGCGCTCTGA
- a CDS encoding GDSL-type esterase/lipase family protein produces the protein MTHLEVGWGGWRAVLHVLACGGLLTACEIGSEARPAPPPPVVGVSPPRQVPAPAPPGGLRRVVPEPQERTLANQALALKLGAVGARVDDPCVTPSAAGCGRTALAPFFESLDAMSAGTASTPTVIEAFGNSLIAGDRIVDILREDLGAGFGVAGRGVLLVDRMAPYGGRGRTGYSRSGWQPRTLGELRKPPHPFGITGVYHVATTAQARSRFKLEGEPHGTLWWLDVPHAGALTVRSGDAVLARTEPLGSGLSKSTRFVVPAGATVVDVVAEGKGAVVQGVVLQQARPGIVLDMLGVPSADASLYARLEDGALRSQLAEREPRLLVFFLGGNESKRLEWKRTDLKTLRADLGTLLRRARAAAPSSACLVVGPMDAVRDAKDRGKALTQRPFLEAVVSAEREVSLAEGCAFFNLYEAMGGKGSLERFHRSGYMHDDLVHPRGRGLDVLGHLVTDALLRAWAETPPSSGSVASRVPVQAPPSATATETPP, from the coding sequence ATGACGCATCTGGAAGTCGGGTGGGGTGGCTGGCGGGCCGTGCTCCACGTCCTGGCCTGCGGTGGCCTGTTGACCGCCTGTGAAATCGGGTCCGAGGCCCGCCCCGCGCCGCCTCCTCCGGTGGTGGGGGTGTCGCCCCCTCGACAGGTTCCGGCGCCCGCGCCTCCGGGGGGGCTCCGCCGGGTGGTGCCCGAGCCCCAGGAGCGTACGCTCGCGAACCAGGCGCTGGCGCTGAAGCTGGGCGCCGTGGGGGCCCGGGTGGATGACCCGTGTGTCACGCCGTCCGCGGCGGGCTGTGGCCGCACCGCGCTGGCGCCCTTCTTCGAGTCGCTGGACGCGATGTCCGCCGGCACGGCGTCCACGCCCACCGTCATCGAGGCCTTCGGCAACTCGCTCATCGCGGGCGACCGCATCGTGGACATCCTCCGCGAGGACCTGGGCGCGGGCTTCGGCGTCGCGGGCCGGGGCGTGCTGCTGGTGGACCGGATGGCGCCGTACGGTGGACGCGGCCGCACGGGCTACAGCAGGAGCGGGTGGCAGCCGCGCACGCTGGGCGAGCTTCGCAAGCCGCCGCATCCGTTCGGAATCACCGGCGTGTACCACGTGGCCACCACGGCCCAGGCGCGCAGCCGCTTCAAGCTGGAGGGCGAGCCGCACGGCACGCTGTGGTGGCTGGATGTCCCCCACGCGGGCGCGCTCACGGTGCGGAGTGGCGACGCGGTGCTCGCGCGGACGGAGCCCCTTGGCAGTGGCCTGTCGAAGTCCACGCGCTTCGTGGTGCCCGCGGGCGCCACGGTGGTGGACGTGGTGGCCGAGGGCAAGGGCGCGGTGGTGCAGGGCGTGGTGCTCCAGCAGGCGCGGCCCGGCATCGTCCTGGACATGCTCGGGGTGCCGTCGGCGGACGCGAGCCTCTATGCGCGGCTGGAGGACGGCGCGCTGCGCTCGCAGCTCGCGGAGCGGGAGCCTCGGCTGTTGGTGTTCTTCCTGGGCGGCAACGAGTCCAAGCGCCTGGAGTGGAAGCGCACGGACTTGAAGACGCTGCGCGCGGACCTGGGCACGCTGCTGCGCCGGGCCCGTGCGGCGGCGCCGTCCAGTGCGTGCCTGGTGGTGGGGCCGATGGACGCGGTGCGCGACGCGAAGGACCGGGGCAAGGCCCTCACCCAGCGCCCCTTCCTGGAGGCCGTCGTCAGCGCGGAGCGGGAGGTGTCGCTGGCGGAGGGCTGTGCCTTCTTCAACCTCTACGAGGCCATGGGCGGCAAGGGCTCGCTGGAGCGCTTCCACCGGTCCGGCTACATGCACGATGACCTGGTGCACCCACGAGGACGCGGGCTGGATGTGCTGGGGCACCTGGTCACGGATGCGCTGCTGCGGGCGTGGGCGGAGACGCCGCCGTCCTCGGGCTCCGTGGCCTCGCGGGTGCCTGTCCAGGCGCCGCCGTCCGCCACCGCCACGGAGACTCCGCCATGA
- a CDS encoding trimeric intracellular cation channel family protein, whose product MPLDLSEPHFQEEVIAAGTMVADLAGVFSGSVLGALLAERRKMDLMGFLVLGLVSGVGGGILRDTLLQVGPPLALVKPSYLVAAFTGAFAAFIFELKHGPTVKLLSTLDALTLGSFAVAGTQRTLEVGLSPGTAVLIGIIAAAGGGVIRDVLIRRTPTVMRPEPGYYALAALAASLVCLAFSLTGHRRLALAAGMAVGAAVRLISVRRGWRLPIKRTRAPPIDGDDFGGRSESETRSKR is encoded by the coding sequence ATGCCCCTCGACCTGTCGGAGCCCCATTTCCAGGAAGAGGTCATCGCCGCGGGGACGATGGTCGCGGACCTGGCGGGCGTGTTCTCCGGCTCCGTGCTGGGCGCGCTGCTGGCCGAGCGCCGGAAGATGGACCTGATGGGCTTCCTGGTGCTGGGGCTGGTGTCCGGCGTGGGAGGCGGCATCCTGCGCGACACCCTGTTGCAGGTGGGGCCTCCGCTCGCGCTGGTGAAGCCGTCCTATCTGGTGGCGGCCTTCACGGGCGCGTTCGCCGCGTTCATCTTCGAGCTGAAGCACGGGCCCACCGTGAAGCTGCTGTCCACGCTGGACGCGCTGACGCTGGGCTCCTTCGCGGTGGCGGGGACCCAGCGCACGCTGGAAGTGGGCTTGAGTCCGGGGACAGCGGTGCTCATCGGCATCATCGCCGCCGCGGGAGGAGGCGTCATCCGCGACGTCCTCATCCGGCGCACGCCCACGGTGATGAGACCCGAGCCCGGGTACTACGCGCTGGCCGCGCTCGCCGCGAGCCTCGTGTGTCTGGCGTTCTCCCTGACGGGGCACCGCCGCCTCGCGCTGGCCGCGGGAATGGCGGTGGGCGCGGCGGTGCGATTGATATCCGTGAGGCGCGGCTGGCGGCTGCCCATCAAGCGCACGCGTGCGCCCCCCATCGACGGCGATGACTTCGGCGGGCGCAGCGAGAGCGAGACACGCTCCAAGCGCTGA
- a CDS encoding Kelch repeat-containing protein yields the protein MTQGSFVKKWLGLGLCGALMTAVGAPSALAGTPDTGASRTTLSPWSSAPSMSRIRAHHTATRLLSGAVLVTGGREWSAVTATTETYSAALNTWSASAAMSQTRWRHTATLLANGKVLVTGGAAGMTSSTLSSAELYDPATNTWSATGSLGTAREGHQAVLLATGKVLVFGGYSPAALKTAELYDPATGVWTATGSTSVVAGRPSATRLPDDNVLVISDNGVDTAAEVYEVSTGTWSRVADPPAFYGHAAVLLDQGAVLVTGQETGQYASGAWLFWPEDNAWEYVSYANEERRRSHSMTLLPSGKVLVARGTRNQMGGSAEIFDPANWTLHLGGYDSPTQGHTATLLTNGKVLIVGGSSQEEPELYSSAELYSE from the coding sequence ATGACTCAAGGGAGTTTCGTGAAGAAGTGGCTCGGCCTGGGACTGTGCGGAGCGCTGATGACGGCGGTGGGTGCACCGTCCGCGCTCGCCGGGACGCCGGACACCGGGGCCAGCAGGACGACGCTGTCGCCCTGGTCCTCCGCGCCGAGCATGAGCCGGATTCGCGCGCACCACACGGCGACCCGGCTGCTGTCCGGCGCGGTGCTCGTCACCGGCGGCAGGGAGTGGAGCGCGGTGACGGCGACGACGGAGACATACAGCGCGGCCCTGAACACCTGGAGCGCGTCGGCGGCGATGAGCCAGACGCGGTGGCGGCACACGGCGACGCTGCTGGCCAACGGCAAGGTGCTCGTCACGGGCGGCGCGGCTGGCATGACCTCGAGCACGCTGTCGAGCGCGGAGCTCTATGACCCGGCCACCAACACCTGGAGCGCCACGGGCAGCCTGGGCACCGCGCGCGAGGGCCACCAGGCGGTGCTCCTCGCCACGGGCAAGGTGCTGGTGTTCGGCGGCTACTCCCCGGCGGCGCTGAAGACCGCGGAGCTGTATGACCCGGCCACGGGTGTGTGGACGGCCACCGGCTCCACGTCCGTCGTCGCGGGCAGGCCCAGCGCCACGCGGCTGCCCGACGACAACGTGCTGGTCATCAGCGACAACGGCGTCGACACCGCCGCGGAGGTCTACGAGGTGAGCACGGGCACGTGGAGCCGCGTGGCGGACCCGCCGGCCTTCTACGGACACGCGGCCGTGCTGTTGGACCAGGGCGCGGTGCTCGTCACGGGCCAGGAGACGGGGCAGTACGCCAGCGGCGCGTGGCTGTTCTGGCCGGAGGACAATGCGTGGGAGTACGTCTCGTACGCGAACGAGGAGCGGCGCAGGAGCCACTCCATGACGCTCCTGCCGTCGGGCAAGGTGCTGGTCGCGCGCGGCACCCGCAACCAGATGGGCGGCTCCGCGGAAATCTTCGACCCGGCCAACTGGACGCTGCACCTGGGCGGCTATGACTCGCCCACGCAGGGCCACACGGCGACGCTGCTCACCAACGGCAAGGTGCTGATTGTCGGTGGCAGCAGCCAGGAGGAGCCCGAGCTGTACTCCTCCGCGGAGCTGTACTCGGAATAG
- a CDS encoding amidohydrolase family protein has protein sequence MDPTQPADRIFEGGTLLTMNERQPSAQAVALQGGRILAVGTRHEVFAFQGPDTEVVSMRGGTMIPAIVDDDTSPENVEQEPQGTLEPGQRANFVVLNGNPLTVTPRAREELRVMHVVKDGQSLYMADTEAAREDAPIFGEDLFLDESGWLV, from the coding sequence ATGGACCCCACCCAACCCGCCGACCGCATCTTCGAGGGGGGCACCCTCCTCACCATGAACGAACGCCAGCCCTCCGCCCAGGCCGTGGCGCTCCAGGGCGGCCGCATCCTCGCCGTGGGCACGCGCCACGAGGTCTTCGCGTTTCAAGGACCCGACACGGAGGTCGTCTCGATGCGGGGCGGGACGATGATTCCCGCCATCGTCGACGACGACACCTCGCCGGAGAATGTCGAACAGGAACCACAAGGCACGCTGGAGCCCGGCCAGCGCGCCAACTTCGTCGTGCTCAACGGCAACCCGCTCACCGTGACACCGCGCGCTCGCGAGGAGCTGCGCGTGATGCACGTGGTCAAGGATGGCCAGAGTCTCTACATGGCGGACACCGAGGCCGCGCGCGAGGACGCGCCCATCTTCGGCGAGGACCTCTTCCTGGATGAGAGCGGCTGGCTCGTCTGA
- a CDS encoding YIP1 family protein yields the protein MEVMLRPDATFARMEPKGSVKDSVLFMFLCGCTGFLPTVVFFFAIEPLLSGRPESIDVPSFASWLVVLPLANAVGSFLAACLDNVILRMVGARVPLESTMRGYALSQGVYLLGLVPVLSLYVILIWSFMARVTAYHHGGRMGWRQAAVGVFWVWFLALGLLGLCGAGLFWLFDSAVRENGGIR from the coding sequence ATGGAGGTGATGCTGCGTCCTGATGCCACGTTCGCCCGGATGGAGCCCAAGGGGAGCGTGAAAGACTCCGTCTTGTTCATGTTCCTCTGTGGTTGCACAGGGTTCCTCCCGACGGTTGTCTTCTTCTTCGCCATAGAGCCGCTCCTCTCGGGTCGCCCCGAATCGATAGACGTCCCCTCCTTCGCCAGCTGGCTGGTCGTGTTGCCCCTGGCGAACGCGGTCGGTTCCTTCCTGGCGGCATGCTTGGACAATGTGATTCTGCGGATGGTCGGCGCACGCGTCCCGCTCGAATCGACGATGCGCGGATATGCCCTTTCCCAGGGTGTCTACCTGCTGGGATTGGTGCCGGTCCTCAGCCTGTATGTGATTCTCATCTGGAGCTTCATGGCGCGCGTCACTGCGTACCACCATGGGGGCCGCATGGGATGGAGACAGGCCGCGGTGGGTGTATTCTGGGTCTGGTTCCTGGCCTTGGGATTGCTCGGGCTCTGCGGGGCCGGCCTTTTCTGGCTGTTTGATTCGGCGGTCCGCGAGAACGGCGGCATCCGCTAG